The proteins below come from a single Fastidiosipila sanguinis genomic window:
- a CDS encoding C40 family peptidase gives MDKKLKKDFQKKIIRNRDAPEQNIDSKLVHSDDYTNKIIKTKDRFGDKISEKESKLIHENVLSKEQKQDKLKDFQKSKNKERIRKEALDNKDKAEEIKQANLEIKTDESFKLDVDFKKVNFDSENSRNINSNKLTTDDISAKAQPISNKKTSRKRQVLKNYEDKLIHSKDKFQDKINEKESKRIHTSEDKPIEAKKSKRIYRKDKHVLDEVSKNESNTNIDKKQKQKLYQEKKFRDKGKISNEIDKENKLSVVDTDKTFDNSEVKDNNLEFIKDEKETSLKSSEQRKVNKKKTYYKRKNYESDKFTRKKIDDLKNESKKFLTKDSKKAQDVKDFISDKKIGELEKSKSKLKDNILKNKTKGSLSSGVLLSGAKSSELVRDYLSSGSDNTGVESGEKAANVSSKLQHGIRKYKLDKKKKSLKKLSKLDKKIKKRKSKLEFKSGLEDLKKSDAYIKKNRFKKFYQRKQMKSMIAKKHETRLVDRVKKAILSLGKASKELIVRKSKMVLFLVIGLGLMLSIMIGGGSVGMSGLSNSVNSVMTTTYLSQDTVLSEVNQEFSSMEYDLQSQIESVKTSHPGYDEYIINKEGEIGHNTHELLSYITSRCGEVKSATEVKGILKELFDKMYKLDFKEEIEIRTRTVAKTRYDSRGNPYTSYEKEEYEYKKLIVTLKKKEMDEVVREIFKDYPDNVVHYEALLEAKGNMGDVFGSGNGDLGEIVDNPNFGNPGLAFDSETTKALFNEAEKHIGKRYVFGASGPSNFDCSGFVCWSFTKSGVKRMPRTTAWRIYKDYCNPVSPSEAQPGDIIFFHSTYNSGTPISHVGIYAGNGMMIHAGDPIQYTSINSKYWKSHFYGFGRPR, from the coding sequence ATGGATAAAAAACTAAAAAAAGATTTTCAAAAGAAAATTATACGAAATAGGGACGCTCCTGAACAGAATATTGATAGTAAACTTGTTCATTCAGATGATTATACTAATAAGATTATTAAGACAAAGGATAGGTTCGGAGATAAAATTTCAGAAAAAGAATCTAAACTTATTCATGAGAATGTATTATCTAAAGAGCAAAAACAAGATAAACTAAAAGATTTTCAGAAGTCTAAAAACAAGGAAAGAATTAGAAAAGAAGCTTTAGATAATAAGGATAAGGCTGAAGAAATAAAACAAGCTAATCTTGAAATAAAGACAGATGAAAGCTTTAAACTTGATGTAGACTTTAAAAAAGTAAATTTTGATAGTGAAAACAGTAGAAATATTAATTCTAATAAACTAACAACAGATGATATTTCAGCTAAGGCTCAACCAATAAGTAATAAAAAGACATCAAGAAAAAGACAAGTTCTTAAAAATTATGAGGATAAACTTATCCATAGTAAGGATAAATTCCAAGACAAAATCAACGAGAAAGAGTCTAAGCGAATCCATACAAGTGAAGATAAACCTATTGAAGCAAAGAAAAGCAAGAGAATATATAGAAAAGATAAGCATGTTTTAGATGAAGTAAGCAAGAACGAAAGTAATACTAATATCGATAAAAAGCAAAAGCAGAAGCTTTATCAAGAAAAAAAGTTTAGAGATAAGGGAAAAATTTCTAATGAAATAGATAAAGAAAATAAGCTAAGCGTAGTTGATACAGATAAGACTTTTGACAATTCTGAGGTTAAAGACAATAATCTTGAATTTATAAAAGATGAAAAGGAAACAAGTCTTAAATCTTCAGAACAAAGGAAAGTTAATAAAAAGAAGACCTACTACAAAAGAAAAAATTATGAGAGTGATAAATTTACTCGAAAGAAAATCGATGACTTAAAAAATGAATCTAAGAAATTTTTAACGAAAGATTCTAAGAAAGCACAAGATGTTAAAGACTTTATCTCAGATAAAAAGATTGGAGAGCTTGAAAAGTCTAAAAGCAAGCTAAAGGATAATATCTTAAAGAATAAAACTAAAGGAAGTCTATCTTCTGGGGTTTTATTATCTGGAGCTAAGTCTTCAGAGTTAGTGAGAGATTATCTAAGTTCAGGATCTGATAATACTGGTGTAGAATCTGGAGAAAAGGCCGCTAATGTAAGCTCTAAGCTCCAGCATGGAATAAGGAAGTATAAGCTAGATAAAAAGAAAAAGTCCTTAAAAAAGCTATCTAAACTTGATAAGAAAATAAAAAAGAGAAAAAGCAAGTTGGAGTTTAAAAGTGGCTTGGAAGATTTAAAAAAGTCAGACGCCTATATAAAGAAAAATAGGTTTAAGAAGTTTTACCAGAGAAAACAAATGAAGAGCATGATAGCTAAAAAGCACGAAACAAGACTGGTAGATAGGGTTAAAAAAGCTATTTTAAGTTTAGGCAAGGCTTCTAAAGAGCTAATTGTAAGAAAAAGTAAGATGGTTTTATTTCTAGTAATAGGGCTAGGTCTTATGCTATCAATCATGATTGGTGGTGGAAGTGTTGGTATGAGTGGATTAAGTAACTCTGTTAACTCAGTAATGACAACAACATACCTATCACAAGACACAGTTCTAAGTGAAGTAAATCAAGAATTTTCATCAATGGAGTATGACCTACAATCACAAATCGAAAGTGTAAAAACAAGTCATCCTGGATATGACGAATACATCATAAACAAAGAAGGTGAAATTGGTCATAATACCCATGAACTTTTATCCTATATAACTTCAAGATGTGGAGAAGTAAAATCAGCAACTGAAGTAAAAGGAATTTTAAAAGAGCTTTTCGATAAGATGTATAAACTTGATTTTAAGGAAGAAATTGAAATTAGAACAAGAACAGTAGCAAAAACTAGATATGATAGTCGTGGCAATCCTTATACTAGCTATGAAAAAGAAGAGTACGAATATAAAAAGTTAATTGTAACTTTAAAGAAAAAAGAAATGGATGAAGTTGTTAGGGAAATATTTAAAGATTATCCAGATAATGTAGTTCATTATGAAGCTCTTCTTGAAGCTAAGGGAAATATGGGAGATGTTTTTGGATCAGGTAATGGGGACTTAGGAGAAATAGTAGACAATCCAAACTTTGGAAATCCTGGTCTTGCTTTTGATTCTGAAACTACCAAAGCCTTATTTAATGAAGCAGAAAAACATATAGGCAAAAGATATGTGTTTGGAGCAAGTGGACCATCTAACTTTGACTGTTCAGGTTTTGTATGTTGGTCATTTACAAAGTCTGGTGTAAAGAGAATGCCAAGAACAACTGCATGGAGAATATACAAAGACTATTGTAATCCAGTAAGTCCAAGTGAAGCTCAACCTGGAGATATTATATTTTTCCACTCAACATATAACAGTGGAACTCCAATATCTCACGTAGGAATATATGCAGGTAACGGAATGATGATTCACGCAGGAGATCCAATTCAATACACATCAATAAATTCAAAATATTGGAAATCACACTTTTATGGATTTGGAAGACCAAGATAG
- a CDS encoding VirB4-like conjugal transfer ATPase, CD1110 family — protein MKQRKKQISDLNLREKQLKKDRKEVRRLKTKKDPTNSLLSVLLKKEKKRFTVEDTIPYIRMLPEGICQLDEKNYSKTISFQDINYQLALEEDRDLIFNQFANFLNSFDPSVHIELSYVNQLGRNKDLQDAIKIADKGDFYDDVRKEFREMLKLQLAKGNNGLKKMKYITFTTEADNLEQARAKLNRLEVDILSNFKSMGVRAESLDGEERLRLVHDMLNPDKNFDFSYKDLKKKESTKSHITPNIFNFSPANSFKFGKYIGAVSHFQILASELSDRMLSEFLDIDDNIYVAFHIDVVEQAEAIKLIKRKNTDLDRMKIEEQKKAVRAGYDMDIIPSDINTFGADVKSMLSDLQNRDERLFVVTIVMMNFARTNQKLENTIAQISSIANRHNCQVKRLSHQQEQGLVSVLPLGINQVEIKRFLTSSSTAVFMPFTTEELFIDSANSLYYGLNALSQNLIMADRKKLKNPNGLILGTPGSGKSFSAKREMANAILVTDDDVIICDPEGEYSNLVKQFNGEVIKVSAKSKDYLNPLDINMNYGDGDAPLKDKANFIMSMLELVVGGSGLTAAEKSVIDRCLPKIYQKYFEDPKPENMPILGDLYDMLLSQEEGVGRKLATEMEIYVKGSLNVFNNRSNVDLNRQLLCFDIKELGTQLKKIGMLVIQDQVWNKVSLNRGSKSTRYYIDEFHLLLKDPQTASYSVEIWKRFRKWGGIPTGITQNVKDLLTSQEIENIFDNTDFVLMLNQASGDRDILAKKLKISPYQLNYITNSNAGEGLLFFGNTIVPFIDKFPKDTMLYKLMTTKPEEAK, from the coding sequence TTGAAGCAAAGAAAAAAGCAAATCAGCGACTTAAATCTAAGGGAAAAACAATTAAAAAAAGACCGAAAGGAAGTAAGAAGGCTAAAAACAAAGAAAGATCCAACAAATAGTCTTCTTAGTGTACTTTTAAAGAAAGAGAAAAAGAGATTTACAGTTGAGGATACTATTCCATATATAAGAATGTTACCAGAGGGCATTTGCCAGTTAGATGAAAAAAACTATTCAAAGACAATTTCATTTCAAGATATAAATTACCAGTTGGCATTGGAAGAAGATAGAGATTTAATCTTTAACCAATTTGCCAATTTTTTAAATTCTTTTGATCCAAGTGTCCACATTGAACTTTCATATGTAAATCAATTAGGAAGAAATAAAGACCTACAAGATGCAATTAAAATTGCTGATAAAGGAGACTTCTATGACGATGTAAGAAAAGAGTTTAGGGAGATGTTAAAGCTTCAACTTGCAAAGGGGAATAACGGACTTAAAAAGATGAAGTATATAACCTTTACAACAGAAGCCGATAATCTAGAGCAAGCAAGAGCAAAGTTAAATAGACTTGAAGTAGATATTTTATCTAACTTTAAATCTATGGGAGTAAGAGCAGAAAGCCTTGATGGCGAAGAAAGACTAAGACTTGTTCACGATATGTTAAATCCAGATAAAAACTTTGATTTTTCATATAAAGATTTGAAGAAGAAAGAGTCTACAAAATCACATATAACTCCAAATATCTTTAATTTTTCACCAGCAAATAGTTTTAAATTTGGGAAATATATTGGAGCAGTAAGCCATTTTCAAATACTTGCAAGTGAGCTATCAGACAGAATGTTATCTGAGTTTTTAGATATTGATGACAATATTTATGTAGCTTTTCATATAGATGTAGTTGAACAAGCAGAAGCTATTAAACTCATTAAGAGAAAAAACACAGACCTGGATAGAATGAAAATTGAAGAACAAAAGAAAGCAGTTCGTGCTGGATATGATATGGATATTATTCCATCAGATATAAATACTTTTGGGGCGGATGTTAAGTCCATGTTATCTGACTTACAAAATAGAGATGAAAGGCTCTTTGTAGTTACCATAGTAATGATGAATTTTGCTAGGACTAATCAAAAATTAGAAAACACTATTGCTCAAATATCATCAATTGCAAACAGACATAATTGTCAGGTAAAAAGATTATCTCATCAACAAGAACAAGGACTTGTTTCTGTCTTACCTCTAGGAATTAATCAAGTCGAGATAAAAAGATTTTTAACTTCATCATCAACGGCAGTCTTTATGCCTTTTACAACAGAAGAGCTATTTATTGATTCGGCAAATTCTTTGTATTATGGCTTAAATGCCCTTAGCCAAAACTTGATTATGGCAGATAGGAAGAAACTAAAGAACCCTAACGGACTAATATTAGGAACACCAGGTTCTGGTAAATCTTTCTCGGCAAAGAGAGAGATGGCAAATGCAATTCTTGTCACAGATGATGATGTAATTATTTGTGATCCTGAGGGCGAGTATTCAAACCTTGTAAAACAATTTAATGGAGAAGTTATTAAAGTTTCGGCAAAATCAAAGGACTACCTAAATCCATTAGATATTAATATGAACTATGGAGATGGGGACGCACCTTTAAAGGATAAGGCAAACTTCATTATGTCTATGCTTGAACTTGTAGTAGGAGGATCTGGTCTTACTGCTGCAGAAAAATCTGTTATAGATAGGTGCTTACCAAAGATATATCAGAAATATTTTGAAGACCCTAAACCAGAAAATATGCCAATATTAGGAGATTTATACGATATGCTCCTATCTCAAGAAGAGGGAGTTGGTAGAAAACTAGCAACAGAAATGGAAATTTATGTTAAGGGAAGTCTTAATGTATTTAATAATAGGTCAAATGTTGATCTAAATAGGCAACTGCTCTGTTTTGATATAAAAGAGCTAGGAACACAACTTAAAAAAATAGGTATGCTTGTAATTCAAGATCAAGTTTGGAACAAGGTTTCCCTAAATAGAGGAAGCAAGTCTACAAGATACTATATAGATGAGTTCCACCTTTTATTAAAAGACCCACAAACTGCTTCATATTCTGTAGAAATATGGAAAAGATTTAGAAAATGGGGAGGTATTCCAACAGGTATAACTCAAAACGTAAAAGACCTTTTAACAAGTCAGGAAATTGAAAATATCTTTGATAATACAGACTTTGTTCTAATGTTAAATCAAGCATCTGGAGATAGAGATATACTTGCAAAGAAACTAAAAATATCGCCTTATCAGCTAAACTATATAACTAATTCAAATGCAGGTGAGGGATTATTATTCTTCGGAAATACTATTGTTCCCTTTATAGATAAATTCCCTAAAGACACCATGTTATATAAGCTAATGACAACAAAACCAGAAGAAGCTAAGTAG
- a CDS encoding PrgI family protein, with amino-acid sequence MAYVPIPKDLDKIKTKVAFNLTKRQLIGFSVAGLIGIPTYIFMKKYLPNDVSIIVMLIVTLPIFFITLYEKDTLTFEKYFKFFYLHKFYQPTKRIRKEAYLEAKKKANQRLKSKGKTIKKRPKGSKKAKNKERSNK; translated from the coding sequence ATGGCGTATGTACCAATACCAAAAGATTTGGACAAGATAAAAACAAAGGTTGCCTTTAACTTAACCAAAAGACAACTTATAGGCTTTTCGGTGGCAGGACTAATTGGCATACCAACTTATATATTTATGAAGAAATATCTACCTAATGATGTTTCAATTATTGTAATGCTAATAGTAACCCTGCCAATCTTTTTTATAACCTTATATGAAAAAGACACCTTAACTTTTGAAAAATATTTTAAATTTTTCTATCTTCATAAGTTTTATCAACCAACTAAGAGAATAAGAAAGGAGGCATACCTTGAAGCAAAGAAAAAAGCAAATCAGCGACTTAAATCTAAGGGAAAAACAATTAAAAAAAGACCGAAAGGAAGTAAGAAGGCTAAAAACAAAGAAAGATCCAACAAATAG
- a CDS encoding VirB6/TrbL-like conjugal transfer protein, CD1112 family codes for MFGIFDKLTEFFKDMLLGGIKANLESMFLDINDKVGVIATDVGKTPMGWNGEVYNFIKNINDNVIVPIAGLIITAVLCIELINMVMQKNNMHDTDTFEFFKYIIKMFIAVYLASHAFEFSMAVFDVAQNLVNKAAGVITTSATVSGDQIVAMVDTLKEKDVGALIMILVETSLVRIAIQCISLTITLIVYGRMFEIYVYSSVSSIPFATMGNKEWGQIGTNYIKGLFALGLQGLFLMVCLGIYTVLIRTVQVTDIHASLFSILGYALLLGLMMFKSGTVAKSIMNTH; via the coding sequence ATGTTTGGTATCTTTGACAAGCTAACTGAATTTTTTAAGGATATGCTACTCGGAGGTATCAAAGCAAATCTTGAGTCCATGTTCTTAGATATAAATGACAAGGTAGGAGTTATTGCAACTGATGTTGGAAAGACACCAATGGGTTGGAATGGAGAAGTGTATAACTTCATTAAAAACATTAATGACAATGTAATTGTTCCAATAGCAGGTCTTATCATAACAGCAGTATTATGTATTGAACTCATAAATATGGTTATGCAAAAGAATAATATGCATGATACAGATACTTTTGAGTTTTTCAAATACATTATAAAGATGTTTATAGCAGTCTACCTTGCAAGCCATGCCTTTGAATTTTCAATGGCAGTCTTTGATGTGGCACAAAATCTTGTAAACAAAGCGGCAGGGGTAATCACTACTTCTGCCACTGTTTCAGGAGATCAGATAGTTGCAATGGTTGATACATTAAAAGAAAAAGATGTTGGTGCATTAATAATGATATTAGTTGAAACAAGCCTTGTAAGGATTGCAATTCAATGTATATCTTTAACTATTACCTTAATAGTATATGGGCGTATGTTTGAAATATATGTCTACTCATCAGTATCATCCATACCATTTGCGACTATGGGAAATAAAGAATGGGGTCAGATTGGAACAAATTATATCAAGGGACTTTTTGCCTTGGGACTACAAGGTTTGTTTTTGATGGTATGTTTAGGTATCTACACCGTTTTAATAAGAACGGTACAGGTTACAGATATTCACGCAAGCTTGTTTAGTATATTAGGATATGCTCTACTACTTGGACTTATGATGTTTAAGAGTGGAACAGTTGCAAAAAGTATTATGAATACGCACTAG